In Drosophila simulans strain w501 chromosome 3R, Prin_Dsim_3.1, whole genome shotgun sequence, a single window of DNA contains:
- the LOC6729910 gene encoding seminase, whose protein sequence is MESGWALVQLLFILNSVRTEAGNREERSGKFHPRIYNGIKTTVESLGGVGIQLFNGRKLVCSATLLTPRHILTAAHCFENLKWSWFHVIGGRSAEFTWHGNYFRRNQLIWVQIHPNYAKMKFIADVAVAKTKYPLRGRNIGYAQVCRSVLHPRDKLIAAGWGFEGGIWDESRKKTFRSMKVGIVSRWDCEKQLGRRMPPNIICAGAYNHKTLCFGDSGGPLLLGRQVCGINTWTFKCGNNEKPDVYMDVRYYANFIKRTIYRMGF, encoded by the coding sequence ATGGAATCAGGTTGGGCACTCGTTCAGCTGCTGTTTATTCTAAATTCCGTGAGAACAGAAGCTGGGAATAGAGAGGAGCGGTCGGGCAAATTCCATCCCAGGATCTATAATGGCATAAAGACGACTGTGGAATCTCTTGGAGGAGTGGGCATTCAGCTCTTCAATGGGAGAAAGCTCGTCTGCTCGGCAACACTTCTCACACCGCGACACATCCTTACGGCAGCCCATTGTTTCGAAAACTTGAAGTGGTCTTGGTTCCACGTGATCGGTGGAAGGTCAGCGGAATTCACTTGGCACGGCAACTACTTCCGGAGGAATCAACTTATATGGGTGCAAATTCATCCGAACTatgcaaaaatgaaattcatcGCGGATGTCGCGGTGGCGAAGACCAAGTATCCGTTGAGGGGCAGGAACATTGGCTACGCCCAGGTCTGTCGATCGGTACTGCATCCAAGGGATAAGCTCATTGCCGCCGGTTGGGGATTCGAAGGTGGCATCTGGGATGAGTCCAGGAAGAAAACTTTTCGCTCGATGAAAGTTGGTATTGTGAGTAGATGGGATTGCGAGAAGCAGCTGGGTCGCAGGATGCCACCCAATATCATCTGTGCCGGTGCCTACAACCACAAGACTCTCTGTTTCGGCGACTCCGGCGGACCACTTCTGTTGGGGCGGCAAGTTTGTGGCATCAACACGTGGACTTTCAAATGCGGCAACAACGAAAAGCCAGATGTGTACATGGATGTGCGATACTACGCCAACTTTATTAAAAGAACTATTTACAGAATGGGCTTTTGA